From Deltaproteobacteria bacterium, a single genomic window includes:
- a CDS encoding VOC family protein, translated as MANDTLRIRTTGIDHVVMHVQDLSRSRRFYIDLLGMDVDHENEGQLFLRCGPQQLALFARGRPPEDDESRELNHIALHVETGSYEEVKSTLEAAGVAVNGRRNDPECIYFRDPDGHRLQILPPRR; from the coding sequence ATGGCAAACGATACCCTCAGGATCAGGACCACGGGCATCGACCACGTCGTGATGCACGTGCAGGACCTGTCCCGGTCCAGGCGGTTCTACATCGATCTCCTGGGGATGGATGTGGACCACGAGAACGAGGGCCAACTGTTCCTCCGTTGCGGACCGCAGCAACTGGCGCTGTTCGCGAGGGGCCGTCCCCCGGAGGACGACGAGAGCCGCGAGTTGAACCACATCGCGCTCCACGTGGAGACGGGCAGCTACGAGGAGGTGAAGTCGACCCTGGAGGCCGCGGGCGTCGCCGTGAACGGGCGGCGCAACGATCCCGAGTGCATCTATTTCCGGGACCCAGACGGTCACCGGCTTCAGATCCTGCCGCCGCGAAGATGA
- a CDS encoding amidohydrolase family protein has translation MNGFIDADTHVIESEAIWELMDKDVYDRRPILLKAPGDTEYQTSNAFWLIDGQIFPKSVGKGSARLSTPAEQERQWTRRDIDLGVRQLTDPAARVRELDNRGADAEVIYSTLWGVYLTDDVDLDVALCRAYNTWMGQVWAQGDNRLRWTAVFPLTSIEESIKQLHYAKEHGAVGVNMRGIEGDRSLAEPYFYPLYEEASRLDFPICIHIGAGSPAISSVFDVRVSHTLPHLRMLPLIAFRDLVANRIPEKFPGLRFGFVEAGASWAPYLLHQLRRTTRGQGIPIGPELFEECRMWVVCEVDEDLPMLLNYIHEDHIMIGSDYGHLDQSFEDNVAAKLRARDDVPARVVEKILNDNARAFYGM, from the coding sequence ATGAACGGTTTCATCGACGCGGACACCCACGTCATCGAGTCGGAAGCGATCTGGGAGCTCATGGACAAGGACGTCTACGACCGCCGCCCGATCCTGCTCAAGGCCCCCGGCGACACCGAGTACCAGACTTCCAACGCCTTCTGGCTTATCGACGGGCAGATCTTCCCCAAGTCCGTGGGCAAGGGCAGCGCCCGGCTCAGTACGCCGGCCGAGCAGGAACGCCAGTGGACGCGCCGGGACATCGACCTGGGCGTGCGCCAGTTGACCGATCCCGCCGCGCGGGTGCGGGAGCTGGACAATCGCGGCGCCGACGCCGAAGTTATCTACTCCACCCTATGGGGAGTGTATCTCACAGATGACGTGGACCTGGACGTGGCGCTGTGCCGCGCCTACAACACCTGGATGGGGCAGGTCTGGGCCCAGGGCGACAACCGCCTGCGCTGGACCGCGGTGTTTCCGCTGACGTCCATCGAGGAGTCCATCAAGCAGTTGCACTACGCCAAGGAACACGGCGCCGTGGGCGTCAACATGCGCGGCATCGAAGGGGACCGTTCCCTGGCCGAGCCCTATTTCTACCCGCTCTACGAGGAAGCGAGCCGCCTGGACTTCCCCATCTGCATCCACATCGGCGCGGGCTCGCCGGCCATCTCCAGCGTGTTCGACGTGCGCGTGAGCCACACGCTGCCGCACCTGCGCATGCTCCCGCTCATCGCCTTCCGCGACCTCGTGGCCAACCGCATTCCCGAGAAGTTCCCCGGCCTGCGCTTCGGCTTCGTGGAGGCCGGAGCCTCCTGGGCGCCCTACCTGCTGCACCAGCTCCGGCGCACCACCCGGGGACAAGGCATCCCCATCGGCCCCGAGCTGTTCGAGGAGTGCCGGATGTGGGTGGTGTGCGAGGTGGACGAGGACCTGCCGATGCTGCTCAACTACATCCACGAAGACCACATCATGATCGGCTCCGACTACGGCCACCTGGACCAGTCCTTCGAGGACAACGTCGCCGCCAAGCTGCGCGCCCGCGACGACGTCCCCGCGCGGGTGGTGGAGAAGATCCTGAACGACAACGCCCGTGCGTTCTACGGGATGTAG
- a CDS encoding amidase — protein sequence MLDMVEKDLETLTITELAPRIRSGEVSPVALTELYIERIERLNPLLSAYLTPTPESALEEAAAAEKEIRAGDCRGPLHGIPVAIKDNLATRGVRTTAGAKALSGWIPDFDATVVTRLREAGAVSLGKTQMHEWAKGSHGVNPFYGTPRNPWNTERIPGGSSSGSAVAVAASMCLASVGTDAAGSVRNPAALCGIVGLKPTYGRVSVFGGVPGTGGYSTNHFGPLTRTVADCAALMQVIAGHDPQDPLSSTAPVPDYAASLGRSVEGMRAGIIEGYFEKFASDEVKQAFAGALDTLRGLGMTVEEVTVPHMDLIPAVQLCASRVESTGDAEYYLRHHARDYSPSMLSTQIQALTVSGLAYNQSQRIRRLICDGFDEALQEVDVIVAPTGPVPAISMDDSQSGYVTVDGAKMPLQGAYGNFLTLCTIPFNVNGLPSLSINCGFSKDGLPIGVQIASGSFREDTVMQVAHAYEQASPATGKAPPLP from the coding sequence ATGCTCGATATGGTCGAGAAGGACTTGGAAACCCTGACGATTACCGAATTGGCGCCGAGGATACGTAGCGGCGAGGTCTCGCCGGTGGCGCTCACAGAGCTTTATATCGAGCGCATCGAGCGGCTCAATCCGCTGCTGAGCGCCTATCTCACTCCGACGCCCGAGAGCGCGTTGGAGGAGGCCGCGGCGGCCGAGAAGGAGATCCGCGCCGGCGACTGCCGCGGTCCGCTTCACGGGATACCGGTGGCCATCAAGGACAATCTCGCCACCCGCGGGGTGCGTACCACGGCCGGCGCCAAGGCGCTGTCCGGGTGGATCCCGGACTTCGACGCGACGGTGGTGACCCGATTGCGGGAGGCCGGGGCGGTGAGCCTGGGCAAGACCCAAATGCACGAGTGGGCCAAGGGAAGCCATGGGGTGAACCCGTTCTACGGCACCCCGCGCAACCCCTGGAACACGGAGCGAATCCCCGGCGGTTCCAGCAGCGGCTCGGCCGTGGCCGTGGCCGCGAGCATGTGTCTGGCGTCGGTCGGCACCGATGCCGCCGGATCGGTGCGCAACCCGGCGGCGTTGTGCGGCATCGTCGGGCTCAAGCCCACCTACGGGCGCGTCAGCGTTTTCGGCGGCGTGCCCGGCACGGGTGGGTACTCCACCAACCACTTCGGTCCTCTGACCCGCACGGTGGCCGACTGCGCGGCGCTGATGCAGGTCATCGCCGGACACGATCCCCAGGACCCGCTGAGCTCCACCGCGCCGGTGCCCGACTATGCCGCCAGCCTCGGGAGGTCCGTCGAGGGAATGCGCGCCGGCATCATCGAGGGATACTTCGAGAAGTTCGCCTCCGACGAGGTCAAGCAGGCCTTTGCCGGAGCGCTGGACACCCTGCGCGGGCTGGGGATGACGGTGGAGGAGGTCACGGTTCCCCACATGGACCTGATCCCGGCGGTACAGCTCTGCGCCAGCCGGGTGGAGAGCACGGGAGACGCCGAATACTACCTGCGGCATCATGCCCGGGACTACAGCCCGAGCATGCTTTCCACCCAGATCCAGGCGCTGACGGTGTCCGGGCTGGCCTACAACCAGTCGCAACGCATCCGCCGGCTCATCTGCGACGGGTTCGACGAGGCCCTGCAAGAGGTCGACGTGATCGTGGCGCCGACCGGCCCGGTGCCGGCCATTTCCATGGACGATTCCCAGTCCGGCTACGTGACCGTCGACGGCGCGAAGATGCCGCTCCAGGGTGCCTACGGCAATTTCTTGACTCTGTGCACCATCCCGTTTAACGTCAACGGGCTGCCGTCGCTGAGCATCAACTGCGGCTTCTCGAAGGACGGCCTTCCCATCGGCGTGCAGATCGCGAGCGGTTCGTTTCGCGAGGACACGGTCATGCAGGTGGCGCACGCCTACGAGCAGGCCTCGCCCGCCACCGGCAAGGCGCCGCCGTTGCCCTAG